From Methanocalculus natronophilus, one genomic window encodes:
- a CDS encoding EVE domain-containing protein yields the protein MTYWFASSNRDNWEIIRQKNIWGVPKRNKSIIERVKPGDKIVVYVAQQKKEVTEGKGDEILPSAVAGAFEIVSEGYEDSAPLFVTPERMGDEVFPYRVKLKPIKIFREPVEFKPLIPELSFIKNKTMWTGHIRVAMREIPEEDYQLILGRGE from the coding sequence ATGACATACTGGTTTGCCTCCTCCAATCGCGACAACTGGGAGATCATCCGGCAGAAGAACATCTGGGGGGTTCCGAAGCGGAACAAATCGATTATTGAACGGGTGAAGCCGGGCGATAAAATCGTGGTCTATGTCGCCCAGCAGAAGAAAGAGGTGACAGAAGGTAAAGGCGATGAGATCCTCCCCTCAGCAGTCGCCGGTGCATTTGAGATCGTATCTGAGGGATATGAAGATTCAGCGCCGCTCTTTGTGACGCCGGAGCGGATGGGGGATGAGGTCTTCCCCTATAGGGTGAAACTGAAGCCGATTAAGATCTTCAGGGAGCCAGTTGAGTTCAAGCCGCTCATCCCGGAGCTCTCGTTTATCAAGAACAAGACGATGTGGACGGGCCATATCCGGGTGGCGATGCGGGAGATCCCGGAAGAGGATTATCAGTTGATCCTCGGTCGGGGTGAGTAG